The Bombus terrestris chromosome 4, iyBomTerr1.2, whole genome shotgun sequence genome has a window encoding:
- the LOC125384943 gene encoding venom protease-like: protein MMRSMTGFKILFACLALIVLLHASVQAGRTKATSNVPLRPPHCGFSNVTHTRVVGGRPAKLGAWPWIAAVGFRNCSNPHWVTQWLCGGTLISTRHVLTAAHCADDDDLYVVRIGDLNLKRDDDGAHPIQIEVDSKLIHPDYSSESNNNDIAILKLKEDVPFSEYIYPICLPIEKSLRNKNFVGYNPFIAGWGALRFDEPYTNALMELQLPVVTNAVCEKAYEEFDVTITNKEICAGGDPRGGKDACGADSGGPLMIPQQFIYYQIGVVSSGHNCGVPDYPGIYSRVTSYLDDFIIPVLQNY from the exons ATGATGAG GTCAATGACTGGCTTCAAGATACTGTTCGCATGTTTGGCGTTAATTGTTCTCCTGCATGCATCGGTTCAAGCGGGGCGCACTAAAG caACCTCGAATGTACCCTTGCGTCCACCACACTGTGGTTTCAGCAACGTTACGCATACCAGGGTGGTTGGTGGTAGACCAGCTAAGCTTG GTGCCTGGCCATGGATCGCTGCAGTAGGTTTCCGTAACTGCTCAAACCCACATTGGGTAACACAATGGCTGTGCGGAGGTACCCTAATATCGACTAGGCATGTTTTGACCGCAGCACATTGTGCAGATGACGATGATTTGTACGTGGTTCGTATCGGGGACTTAAATCTAAAACGAGATGACGACGGAGCGCATCCTATTCAAATAGAAGTCGACTCTAAACTAATACATCCCGATTATTCTTCCGAGTCGAACAATAATGATATTGCTATTCTTAAACTGAAGGAAGATGTTCCATTTTCGG agTACATATATCCCATTTGTCTCCCCATAGAGAAATCCCTTCGAAATAAAAACTTCGTGGGCTATAATCCCTTCATTGCTGGATGGGGAGCATTAAGATTTG ATGAACCATATACTAACGCATTAATGGAACTACAACTGCCAGTGGTTACCAACGCCGTATGCGAGAAAGCTTATGAGGAGTTTGACGTAACTATAACCAATAAAGAAATATGCGCCGGCGGAGACCCTCGGGGTGGAAAGGATGCTTGTGGA GCTGACAGCGGAGGACCACTGATGATACCACAGCAATTCATCTACTATCAAATAGGTGTTGTGTCATCTGGTCATAACTGCGGCGTACCTGATTATCCGGGCATTTACTCTAGAGTCACGTCGTACCTCGACGACTTCATTATCCCagtgttgcaaaattattag